The Osmerus eperlanus chromosome 1, fOsmEpe2.1, whole genome shotgun sequence genome includes the window CCTCGGAAGGTAGGCGGGCCTAAGCGAAACAGAGAGTAAGTAAAGTTTCTACACCATCTGCGGTTTATATACAAACAAACGCCCCCTCCTTTAGTCTTCCCCGTTACCTCACAGTCACAATCAAGTCGAATAGGAGTCCCAAAGCCATCAATTTCCAGTGAAGAATCTGACTCCATGTGTGTGAGCCAAGTTTCCGTCACCGCCATAATACAGGCTTCTCCAAATTCCCCTAAATGATTGACGTTCGCTTGCAACTTGTCGATTTCACTTCTTAAAGACTGCACATTAGATAGTATCATAGAAGGCAGGGGATGGGATGCGATTATTCCATAGTTGTTGACTAATCTGCCTCCAAACACCACCTCTTCTTCCACGTTTCCTAACATTAACTTTCCCAGGCTTGTATCCTCGTATATACATCCTATCAAGGGGCATCGCATCTGGTGTCGATACGCCAAATGACAATTTGTCCTTTAGTAATCCAGCACTTGTCTGTTTCATTGAAGCCCCAAGAGGAACTCCCGAGAAAACTGAATTTATATAGTTTGAGAATGGTGAAGGCCCAAAGCGAAATTTAGAGTGAGGATGATCGGCAACAAAAAAAGGATCTCCATAATCAGTGACCTTGCacaacaacagtctgtatcaAAACAGTTAAGACTGTTAAAACAGTTAACGTTTAGGAGTCCAAAAAATCCCAAGTTAatactgtagcggggtttgctcgtttaagattagtaatacttaatttataataaagtatgtagttcttgggggcaccacctcttatttgttaaagggacagaggaaaccttattgaataatagccttcgtaataatcagtctaatcttaagtagtgaatttctatgaaagtagagcagatcagataacgtgagggataacgcgagtattataaacgatgatttatttaaggaaatgtaaatataatgaacaaataccagagaagttataggttagttgaaagtgagttgagttgaactgtatacagtaggtcctaaactatgatgagggttggtacaagatggtaggttgagagcgcgtggggagggggaagggagagagagagagataggcttctggagaacaatgggagagtatgttaactaatcctaacgaaagttaggttaaatcatttgcaaactcaaatcaaacgtaacaaattaaatcacaatatgccaatgttcacaagtaagaaatgtagcaatgtcgcagttactgttgtcagtttgaagaagaagagtcaaagttccgttcgtcgttgtcaaacggttagagcaaaggaatctttcgttcaagttcctagtggtccagtgagttgctgattgagaaggataggtcagatgtgtcgcgaacacttccggtgaatccttgcgaaaaagccaggattgcttgtgcgtcgaggttttatactccttgcgaaagggggtatccttttggaggtgaactctttgattggtcagttactcccacctgggcgtccatcctgagattgacgtatgggtgtgaagtggttgataacttttcagagttcagctatttcaaatgtccatgtattgcttatacttcaaaatataacaatacaacattaataaatggtttagtttgtagattagaatcattttgatatcaagattgactgattatcataacaggaaagtGTGGTAACCCGAGGGCAATAATGCACGCACACTTGTACTTAGTTTTGGGTCTTTACTGAAACCAATGCTCACAGCATGGTGGCCAAAACGTACATgagtactaaccctaaccctaaccctaaccctatccaaCAAGTCAACCACAAAAGAAACTGCACCAGTCTGGCGGTGAATAACTCCTGGCAGCCACTTTGAGCCGCTGGCAAAGTTcttgacatacacacagtccCCCTGCTGTAAAAGCCGCTCCTTTGCATGTTGGTCCCGTCTCACCTTTTGGTTCTCCTGTGATCGGGCAACTTTTGCTCCTACATCCGGGCGAAGGAGGTCCAGATGAGATTTGGGCTTTCTCCCTAGCAACATCTCTGCTGGAGGCAAAccagtggttgtgtgtggagtaATCCGATACTGGAATAAGAAACGTGCCAGCTTAGTCTCCAGCGTGTGCCCTGTCATTTTCCGCAGTCCCTCTTTCAGTGTCTCAACAGCACGCTCTGCTAAACCGTTGGAAGCAGGATGGTATGGTGCAGTCAGGATATGTCGGATTCCATTTTTCTCCACAAACTCTTTGAAAACTTCACTTGTGAAAGTGGGCCCGTTGTCACTGACAACCGTATCTGGTAGCCCGTGGGTGGCAAAGATGCTTCTGAGCGTGTCAGTGGTAACTGGGGCTGTGATATTTGACATGATGTGTGCTTCCATCCACTTTGAATGAGCGTCCATCAGCACCAGGAACATGTGGCCCATAAACGGACCAGCGAAATCCAGGTGGAGCCTGGACCACGGGCGTGCCGGCCACTCCCATGGGTGGAGAGGCGCAGGTGCGGGCATCTTCTGGTTACTTTGACACTGTGAACATGCTTTTACCTTTTCTTCCAAAGCACCGTCCATCCCAGGCCACCACACAAACGACCTGGCGAGGCTCTTCATCCTCGACACCCCGGGGTGAGCTTCATGCAGCACTTCCATTATCTGAGCCCGTCCCGCAGGTGGAATAATCACCCTGGAGCCCCAGAGGATACAGCCATCCAGCACGCTTAGCTCCAGCTGACGCTTGACATAGGGCTTGAGCTCCTCCTGCTCAACTGATACTGGCCAGCCCTGCAATAGCCATCTCTTTACTTGTGACAGCACCGGGTCTCTTTCAGTCCACTGTTTGATTTGCTTTGCTGTCACCGGAGAGTCAGACAGTCTGTCTAACAAAAACACAGTCTCTGGAAGTAGGTTAGTTTGGCTTGGTGACTCCGGGAGGGGAAGACGGCTGAATGCGTCTGCATTTGCATTTTCACTTCCTGCTTTATACACAATGTGATACTGATACGCTGACAAAGTTAATGCCCAGCGCTGCACTCTAGCTGACGCCATGGGTGAAATACCCTTAGTCTCACTAAACAGGCCCAGCAAGGGCTTATGGTCGGTAAAAATGGTAAATGGGCGACCATACAGGTACTGGTGGAACCGTTTCACAGCAAAAACTACCGCCAGCCCCTCTTTCTCTAGCTGAGAGTAACCCTTTTCTGCTGATGTGAGAGTGCGAGACACGTACCCAATAGGTTTTTCATCTCCGTCCTCCATAAAGTGCGATAGGACCGCCCCCACGCCGTAGGGCGATGCATCACAGGATAAGACAACGTCTTTGTCCGGGTCAAAGTGCACGAGTAGTGTTGCTGAGTGCAACAGTTCTTTTACCTGCTGGAAAGCTGTCTCTTGAGCTTGCTGCCAATTCCAGGAACAGTCTTTGTGCAGCAGCTGATAGAGGGGGGCGAGCACGGTGGAGAGCTCAGGCAAGAACTTCCCGTAATAATTCACTAAACCCAAAAACGACCTGAGCTCAGCCACAGTCTTTGGAGAAGGAGCTTCCTTTATCGCCCTCACCTTCTCTGTCATGGGGGAAAGACCCTGAGCGGAAATCCTGTGACCCAGGTATGTGACACTTGAAAcctgaaaaacacatttactgCGTTTTAAACGCAGCCCGTCCTCCTTCATTCTCTTCAGCACCTGGTCGAGGTTCTGCAGATGCTCCTCTTCTGTTTTACCTGTCACCAAAATGTCGTCTAGGTAGACAGCGACATGGGGAATGTTCTGCAGGAGGTTGTCCATGGTGCGTTGAAAAATGGCTGGGCTGGACGCGACGCCGAAAACCAGGCGGTTGTACTTAAACAGTCCCTTGTGGGTGTTGATGGTCACATATTGTTTAGAGTCCTCATCCAGCAACAGCTGTTGGTACGCGTGACTCATGTCCAGTTTTGTAAACGTTTGTCCTCCTGCCAGTGTGGCGAACAAATCCTCAACTCGTGGCAGGGGATACGTGTCAAGTTGTGAGGCTTGGTTAATTGTCATTTTGTAATCACCACATATCCGCACCGCACCATCCTCTTTCAGCACAGGCACAATCGGGGCTGCCCAGTCAGAGAACTCCACAGGTTCAATAACATCTGACCGCTGCAGCCTGTCCAACTCTGCTTCCACCTTAGCCTTCATGGCGTATGGCACGCAAAAACGTGGTTTTGCGTTGGGGTCCACGGTTAACTTCACTGTTGTGCCGCGGAGGGTACCAAGCTCATCGTTAAAAACGTCTGCATACTTTGATAGGATGTCTCCAACCACTCTCATGTGCATGATTTCCCCCCAATTGAGGCGGATTTTCTTTAGGAGGTCCCTTCCCATCAGACTAGGTCCCTCCCCGTCTACCACTAACAGCTTCACTTTAGCTGACTGGCCTTCATACATCACGTCTACTTCTATAGCTCCCAGTAGAGGAATGCACTCACCGGTGTATTGTCTCAGTCTGATGTTAGTCTTCCTTAAAGCAGGCACTTTTCCAGAGCACCACAACCTGGAGTAGGTGACTTGACTTATCACCGAAACTGAGGCACCCGTGTCCACCTCCATCGTCAGCTGTTTTCCGTTTAATTGTAGCGTTGCGCAGATCGGGTCTGCCCGGGGTTCACTCAGGTCCATATTAAACATGTTAAATGAACACTGCTCCTCCGGCTCTTCACTTTGCACATGATGCGTTTTCATTTGGGGTTTTGACTCTTCCCACTCCTTTTTCCATGTCTTTTTAGAAACTCTGCACTTCTTGGCTATGTGCCCTTTTTTCTGGCAGTTATGGCAAGCGGCATCTTTAAACCCACAGTCATTAGCAAGATGCGCTCCCCCACAGCGGTAACACTCAACTGACTTCATCGGCTTGCCTCTCCCTGCATTAAACAGACGGTTAACGGCGCCCTGTGGCACACTGGCGTTAGCTGCTTGAATGTCTTTAGAGTTGATAGCTGCCGTTTCCATTGCATGAGCAATCTCCAACGCTTTCTTGAAAGTTAGCGTGACATCACCTAGCAATCGGCGCTCAATGCTGTCATTGTTGATACCACAGACTAACCTGTCCCGTAGCATGTCGTCAAGCACCGGTCCAAACTCACAATATTCCGACAGTTGTCTCAGCTCCGCCACGAATGCAGCAACTGAAACTCCAGCtttgcgtgaatgtgtgtggaacTTGAAGCGCTGAACAATCACTGACGGCCTGGGGTTGTGATGCTCTTGCACCAGCTTCACCAAGTCTTCGAAAGACAATTCGCCTGGCTTCCGTGGCGTTGCTAAATTGCGTATCAACTTGTACGTCTTGGCACCGCACGCACTGAGGAGAATCGATCTTTTCCTTTCGACCTCCTTAATGTTATTCGCCAGGAAAAAGAGCTCCAGTCTCTCGACATATTCAATCCAGTCACCATCCAGCTCGACGAATTCACCGAGCGTGCCGACCGTGGCAGTAGCCATGCTGCAAGCTAAAAGTCACACGGCACTTCGTCTTCGACACTAACGTTACTCTGTCATCTATGTTTTAATCCTCGTCGCCAAAAGTGTGGTAACCCGAGGGCATTTTTCTAAACTTCAAATGTCTTACTTTTCCTagtgatgcatgtgtgtgtgtgtgtccaagtgtgtgtgtgtgtgtgtgtgtccatgtgtgtgtgtttagggccactgggtcaccaacaaacacacagcatgtcttctatcatcctgtataaaacatctttatttctccttatttagtcagtaagacactatttagttcatcacattcagtggaactgagatcaaagacaggattgttgtttgtcaacaattaaaacctccctccctcctcccctccctccctccctccctccccctctctccctccctccctccctccctccctcctcccctctctccctccctccctccctcctccccctctgagagcccaaagggagtagggagggtgggggcaggtcaagggagggaggggatcacactagacacacacagacagtttatattcaagtgggtaatattgtcatattactggtcctaaatgtagtgtttacagtgtatgcatgcatgcgtgtgtgtgtgtgtgtgtccatgtgtgtgtgtttagggccactgggtcaccaacaaacacacagcatgtcttctgtcatcctgtataaaacatctttatttctccttatttagtcagtaagacactatttagttcatcacattcagtggaactgagatcaaagacaggattgttgtttgtcaacaattaaaacctccctccctccctccctcctccccccactccctccccccctccctccctccctccctctctctctctctctctctccctccctccctccctcccctccctccctccctccctccctccctccccccctccctccctccctccctccctccctccctctctctctctctctctctctctctccctccctccctccctccctccctccctccctctctgagagcccaaagggagtagggagggtgggggcaggtcaagggagggaggggatcacactagacacacacacagacagtttatattcaagtgggtaatactgtcatattactgctcctaaatgtagtgtttacagtgtatgcatgcatgtgtgtgtgtgtgtccatgtgtgtgtgtgtgtgtctcgggccattgggtcaccaacaaaaaacacagcatgtcttctatcatcctgtataaaacatctttatttctccttatttagtcagtaagacactatttagttcaatcacattcagtgggactgagatcaaagacaggattgttgtttgtgaacaattaaaacctccctccctcctcccccccctccctccctcctcccccccctccctccatcctctccctccctccccccctccccccctccctccctccctccctctctctctctctctccctccctccctccctccctccctccctccctccctccctccctccctccctccctccctctctgagagcccaaagggagtagggagggtgggggcaggtcaagggagggaggggatcacactagacacacacacagacagtttatattcaagtgggtaatattgtcatattactggtcctaaatgtagttttttacagtgtatgcatgcatgcgtgtgtgtctgtgtgtgtccatgtgtgtgtgtctagggccactgggtcaccaacaaacacacagcatgtcttctgtcatcctgtataaaacatctttatttctccttatttagtcagtaagacactatttagttcatcacattcagtggaactgagatcaaagacaggatttttgtttgtcaacaattaaaacctccctccctcctcccccccctaNNNNNNNNNNNNNNNNNNNNNNNNNNNNNNNNNNNNNNNNNNNNNNNNNNNNNNNNNNNNNNNNNNNNNNNNNNNNNNNNNNNNNNNNNNNNNNNNNNNNNNNNNNNNNNNNNNNNNNNNNNNNNNNNNNNNNNNNNNNNNNNNNNNNNNNNNNNNNNNNNNNNNNNNNNNNNNNNNNNNNNNNNNNNNNNNNNNNNNNNGCTATTTCATttgttaaccgtatcaaacgctgcagaaaggtccagcagaatgatgacagatgacctggaagccgctctggcagactggagggcagtggtgactgacaggagggcagtctctgtggagtggccagtcttgaagcacgattggttggggtcaagcaggttgtttgaaaagaagggtaacagtgataccggtctgtagttctggaggacgacagggttaagggagggttttttgagtagaggggtaactctagcctgtttgaaggcagagggaaaggtgccggaggtaagagaggagtttaggacatggagaagaaaagttatgatggagggggagatggtttgaaagagaggggaggggataggatcaaggggaccggaggtggggcgatgagagagaatgaggtcagagatctctgcctcggacaggggagagaaagagtttagacatttagttgggtcagtcatggagggtgagagggtaggaaaggtgggtttagggaaccgactgctaatgtcggcgacttttttctcaaagaaggaggagaagtcgtctgctgtcagggtggagggagggggtgggggaggtgggttaagaagggtggagaaggtagaaaaaaggtttgtgggggtttgaagcggaattaattttgttcagaaagtagagggttttagcaccagttatgtgagaagagaaggatttgaggagggagtgatacttatcaaggtccagaccgcctttggacttgtgccatctcctctcagctgcccgaagggtggaccgttcttcacgaataacatccgtaagccacgggcaggagggagaagatcgtgcaggcctggttgacaggggacagagagagtcaagtgatgcagttaaagtggttaacaaggtgtcggtggcagtgttagtggggtgggacgagaactccggaaagttacaaggggaggggaggtaggaggacttggagggagagagacagagaattggataaagtagtgatcagaaatatgcagtggggttacagaggttaagtcagtgatacagttacgtgtcaggatgaggtctagctgtttgcctgccttgtgggtcgccggtgtgctcagcagcgtcaggtcgaaggaggtcaggagagacaagaagtcgacggcctgcgttccttggaggtggatgttgaagtccccaaggactatcaggggggtccatcatccgggaggacgctgaggagcatgtccagctcctccacaaagtcggctagcggtCCTGGTGGGCGATAAAGGACAATaaagcatgctttgataggatcagttagcatgacataatggtgttcaaatgatttggcagtaacagggagtggtgtggatgtgtatttgata containing:
- the LOC134030225 gene encoding uncharacterized protein K02A2.6-like; translated protein: MATATVGTLGEFVELDGDWIEYVERLELFFLANNIKEVERKRSILLSACGAKTYKLIRNLATPRKPGELSFEDLVKLVQEHHNPRPSVIVQRFKFHTHSRKAGVSVAAFVAELRQLSEYCEFGPVLDDMLRDRLVCGINNDSIERRLLGDVTLTFKKALEIAHAMETAAINSKDIQAANASVPQGAVNRLFNAGRGKPMKSVECYRCGGAHLANDCGFKDAACHNCQKKGHIAKKCRVSKKTWKKEWEESKPQMKTHHVQSEEPEEQCSFNMFNMDLSEPRADPICATLQLNGKQLTMEVDTGASVSVISQVTYSRLWCSGKVPALRKTNIRLRQYTGECIPLLGAIEVDVMYEGQSAKVKLLVVDGEGPSLMGRDLLKKIRLNWGEIMHMRVVGDILSKYADVFNDELGTLRGTTVKLTVDPNAKPRFCVPYAMKAKVEAELDRLQRSDVIEPVEFSDWAAPIVPVLKEDGAVRICGDYKMTINQASQLDTYPLPRVEDLFATLAGGQTFTKLDMSHAYQQLLLDEDSKQYVTINTHKGLFKYNRLVFGVASSPAIFQRTMDNLLQNIPHVAVYLDDILVTGKTEEEHLQNLDQVLKRMKEDGLRLKRSKCVFQVSSVTYLGHRISAQGLSPMTEKVRAIKEAPSPKTVAELRSFLGLVNYYGKFLPELSTVLAPLYQLLHKDCSWNWQQAQETAFQQVKELLHSATLLVHFDPDKDVVLSCDASPYGVGAVLSHFMEDGDEKPIGYVSRTLTSAEKGYSQLEKEGLAVVFAVKRFHQYLYGRPFTIFTDHKPLLGLFSETKGISPMASARVQRWALTLSAYQYHIVYKAGSENANADAFSRLPLPESPSQTNLLPETVFLLDRLSDSPVTAKQIKQWTERDPVLSQVKRWLLQGWPVSVEQEELKPYVKRQLELSVLDGCILWGSRVIIPPAGRAQIMEVLHEAHPGVSRMKSLARSFVWWPGMDGALEEKVKACSQCQSNQKMPAPAPLHPWEWPARPWSRLHLDFAGPFMGHMFLVLMDAHSKWMEAHIMSNITAPVTTDTLRSIFATHGLPDTVVSDNGPTFTSEVFKEFVEKNGIRHILTAPYHPASNGLAERAVETLKEGLRKMTGHTLETKLARFLFQYRITPHTTTGLPPAEMLLGRKPKSHLDLLRPDVGAKVARSQENQKVRRDQHAKERLLQQGDCVYVKNFASGSKWLPGVIHRQTVKTQN